Proteins from one Mycobacterium sp. SMC-2 genomic window:
- a CDS encoding S1 family peptidase, whose translation MAMRWLRGWGLVGALIVTATMPANPARADAGVTPGIKVEAENSSCTSGFAAQGDDGSYYLMTSGHCDAHDGSLWTYGDDVPLGKIAASEKEGDTRDAAIILLGPSVGAPTGDVGGRYVVRDVLSRNQIRVGMPFCKLGAVTGETCGAVRHVDGGVVEASVFSLNGDSGSPGYVKNGDGTVSAVGLLMSSPDGDDYTTYFTLIDPLLDRWGLRVLP comes from the coding sequence GTGGCCATGCGGTGGTTGCGAGGGTGGGGCTTGGTGGGTGCGCTGATCGTCACCGCGACGATGCCGGCGAACCCGGCGCGGGCGGATGCCGGGGTGACTCCGGGCATCAAGGTCGAAGCCGAAAACAGCTCGTGCACATCGGGTTTCGCGGCCCAGGGTGACGACGGCAGCTATTACCTGATGACCAGCGGCCACTGCGACGCCCACGACGGTTCATTGTGGACGTACGGGGACGACGTGCCGCTGGGGAAGATCGCCGCCAGCGAGAAGGAGGGCGACACAAGGGACGCCGCGATCATCCTCCTTGGCCCGAGCGTGGGTGCGCCGACGGGTGATGTCGGTGGTAGGTATGTGGTCCGGGATGTCTTGAGCAGGAACCAGATTCGCGTGGGTATGCCGTTTTGCAAATTGGGTGCGGTCACCGGTGAGACGTGTGGTGCCGTCAGGCATGTCGATGGTGGCGTTGTCGAGGCCAGCGTGTTCAGCCTCAACGGCGATAGCGGTAGTCCGGGGTATGTGAAGAACGGCGACGGCACCGTCAGTGCGGTGGGCCTGTTGATGTCTTCGCCCGATGGTGACGACTACACGACCTACTTCACCCTCATCGATCCACTGCTGGACAGGTGGGGGTTACGCGTTCTGCCGTGA
- a CDS encoding alpha/beta fold hydrolase translates to MAVEPFSIQGPGGVRIVADRLGDPQARAVVFLHGGGQTRRSWGKAAAAVAQRGWQAVTVDLRGHGESDWSDDGDYRVVSFAGDVQEVLATLPPQPVLVGASLGGFTSMLLAGELCPGIASAVVLVDIVPNMDQSGANRIHAFMSERVESGFASLDEVADAIAEYNPHRPRPTDLDGLTTNLRRRGDRWYWHWDPQFISGTAAFPPFEVTDPDRMHAAVDAILRGGVPMLLIRGQMSDLVSQERADEFLTRFPQVEFTDVRGAGHMVAGDRNDIFADAVLNFLARHVGD, encoded by the coding sequence ATGGCAGTTGAACCGTTTTCGATCCAGGGACCCGGCGGCGTGCGCATCGTCGCGGACCGGCTGGGCGATCCGCAAGCGCGCGCCGTGGTGTTCCTGCACGGCGGCGGGCAGACCCGCCGTTCGTGGGGCAAGGCCGCCGCCGCCGTCGCCCAGCGTGGCTGGCAGGCCGTCACCGTCGACCTGCGCGGCCACGGCGAATCCGACTGGTCCGACGACGGCGACTACCGCGTCGTCAGCTTCGCCGGTGACGTCCAGGAAGTGCTGGCCACGCTGCCCCCGCAGCCGGTGCTGGTCGGCGCCTCGCTGGGCGGGTTCACCTCGATGCTGCTCGCCGGCGAGCTCTGCCCGGGCATCGCCAGCGCGGTCGTGTTGGTCGACATCGTGCCGAACATGGACCAGTCCGGGGCGAACCGGATACACGCCTTCATGTCCGAGCGGGTGGAATCGGGGTTCGCCTCGCTCGACGAGGTCGCTGACGCGATCGCCGAGTACAACCCGCACCGGCCGCGGCCAACCGACCTGGATGGCCTGACCACCAACCTGCGCCGCCGTGGCGATCGCTGGTACTGGCACTGGGATCCCCAGTTCATCAGTGGGACCGCCGCGTTTCCCCCCTTCGAGGTCACCGACCCCGACCGCATGCACGCCGCCGTCGACGCGATCCTGCGCGGTGGCGTGCCGATGCTGTTGATTCGCGGCCAGATGAGCGACCTCGTCAGCCAGGAACGCGCCGACGAATTCCTGACGCGCTTTCCGCAGGTCGAGTTCACCGATGTGCGCGGTGCGGGGCACATGGTCGCCGGCGATCGCAACGACATCTTCGCCGACGCCGTGCTGAACTTCCTTGCCCGGCATGTCGGCGACTGA
- a CDS encoding amidase: MQLDEYMSLDATALAELVERRQVTPPELLALARQRADAVNPRLNAIVRHLGDVADRQATDPNLRGPFAGVPFVIKDLAQEYRGFPTSSGSRSLANDVADRHALVTQRFLDAGLVIFAMTNTPEFGAKGVTESDYWGPARNPWNTGHTPGGSSGGSGAAVAAGIVPAAGANDGGGSIRIPAACNGLVGLKLSRGLSPYGPQIGEPMFGMVTQGVVSRTVRDSAALCDAIIGRNTHAAYEVALPSGSFADHIKRRPGTLRIGYSWSSAINQHPDREAVAAVERAAALLRDLGHRVEEVAPPYDDAALARDFLTIWFAQLYYHVADARQRTGARDSDFEADTLAVSELARASGVLAPIFALENRNNHIRSLATFHESFDCLLTPTLATPPLRVGATATSRPLQRMARIASKLRAGKVMARSGILDQLVQESLGWVPYTQLANITGRPAISVPLHWTDGGLPLGVQLVGRLGGDGDLLQLAAQLEEASPWVQRYPAPA; the protein is encoded by the coding sequence ATGCAGCTTGACGAGTACATGTCCTTGGATGCGACCGCGCTGGCCGAACTGGTCGAGCGCAGGCAGGTCACCCCGCCCGAGCTCCTCGCGTTGGCACGACAACGAGCGGACGCGGTCAATCCGCGGCTGAACGCGATCGTCCGGCACCTCGGCGACGTCGCGGACCGCCAGGCCACCGACCCGAACCTGCGCGGGCCGTTCGCCGGCGTGCCCTTCGTGATCAAAGACCTCGCCCAGGAGTACCGCGGCTTTCCGACCTCCAGCGGTTCCCGGTCGCTGGCCAACGACGTGGCCGACCGGCATGCCCTGGTCACTCAGCGATTCCTGGACGCGGGTCTGGTGATCTTCGCCATGACCAACACCCCCGAGTTCGGGGCCAAGGGCGTGACGGAATCGGATTACTGGGGGCCGGCGCGCAACCCGTGGAACACCGGGCACACTCCCGGCGGCTCATCGGGCGGATCCGGGGCGGCGGTGGCGGCCGGGATCGTTCCGGCGGCCGGGGCCAACGACGGCGGCGGATCGATCCGCATCCCCGCCGCGTGCAACGGGCTGGTGGGCCTCAAGCTGAGCCGGGGGCTGTCGCCCTACGGCCCGCAGATCGGCGAGCCGATGTTCGGGATGGTGACCCAGGGCGTCGTGTCGCGCACCGTGCGTGACAGCGCCGCGCTCTGCGACGCGATTATCGGCCGCAACACGCATGCCGCCTACGAAGTCGCCCTGCCCTCAGGCTCTTTCGCCGATCACATCAAGCGTCGTCCGGGCACGCTACGGATCGGGTACTCGTGGTCCTCGGCGATCAACCAACATCCCGACCGGGAAGCCGTCGCGGCGGTGGAACGGGCGGCGGCGCTGCTGCGCGATCTGGGACACCGGGTCGAGGAGGTTGCGCCCCCGTACGACGACGCCGCCTTGGCGCGGGACTTTCTCACCATCTGGTTCGCGCAGCTCTACTATCACGTCGCCGACGCCAGACAACGCACCGGCGCCCGCGACAGTGATTTCGAGGCCGACACGCTGGCCGTGAGCGAACTCGCCAGGGCCAGCGGCGTTCTCGCGCCCATTTTTGCGTTGGAGAACAGGAACAACCACATCCGATCCCTGGCCACGTTCCACGAAAGCTTCGACTGCCTGCTCACCCCCACCCTGGCCACCCCGCCCCTTCGCGTCGGTGCCACGGCAACCTCGCGCCCGCTACAACGGATGGCCCGCATCGCCAGCAAGCTGCGTGCGGGAAAGGTCATGGCGCGCAGCGGGATTCTCGATCAACTGGTCCAGGAAAGTCTCGGTTGGGTGCCGTACACGCAACTCGCCAACATCACCGGACGCCCAGCGATCAGCGTGCCATTGCACTGGACAGACGGCGGGCTTCCCCTTGGTGTGCAGTTGGTGGGGCGGCTGGGCGGGGACGGCGACCTCCTCCAGTTGGCCGCCCAGCTCGAAGAAGCGAGCCCGTGGGTTCAGCGGTATCCGGCGCCCGCGTGA
- a CDS encoding TDT family transporter: MTTASPDGAPPQTRVEVLGNIGPNWFASVMGTGIVAIAGATLPVHVAGLRAFAQVVWVIAAVLLVALIVLVGGPWLRHPTVARSHARNPQMAHFYGAAPMALMTVGGGAVLVGRDLLGERIAVDLDWVLWTGGTLGGLFTAVSIPFLMFTQHNVEPDAAFGGWLMPVVPPMVSAATGALLLPHMSAGAGRENLLFGCYAMFGLSLLASLNIIAMIWARLTLYGTSGTARVPTLWIVLGPLGQSITAAGLLGATAGLAVDRELAEDMNGFAILYGVPVWGFAVLWIALATALTVRTLRRGMPFALTWWSLTFPVGTFVTGTSQLAGHSHLPAFRVAAAIAYAGLLFTWVLVAARTARGSLRGNLLQLPPSAAPIKASKQPVS, encoded by the coding sequence ATGACCACTGCAAGCCCGGACGGCGCGCCGCCGCAGACCCGGGTCGAGGTACTGGGCAACATCGGGCCCAACTGGTTCGCCTCGGTGATGGGCACCGGAATCGTCGCGATCGCCGGTGCCACCCTGCCGGTGCACGTTGCGGGGTTGCGCGCATTCGCCCAAGTCGTCTGGGTGATCGCCGCCGTCCTGCTCGTGGCGCTGATCGTCCTGGTTGGTGGTCCCTGGTTGCGCCACCCCACAGTGGCGCGCAGTCACGCGCGTAATCCGCAGATGGCGCACTTCTACGGCGCGGCGCCCATGGCGTTGATGACCGTGGGGGGCGGAGCGGTGCTGGTCGGAAGGGACCTGCTCGGTGAGCGCATCGCCGTCGACCTGGATTGGGTGCTGTGGACCGGGGGGACGCTGGGCGGGCTGTTCACCGCGGTGAGCATTCCGTTCTTGATGTTCACCCAGCACAATGTCGAGCCCGACGCGGCGTTCGGTGGCTGGCTGATGCCGGTGGTTCCGCCCATGGTGAGCGCTGCCACGGGCGCGCTGCTGCTGCCACATATGTCGGCGGGCGCCGGGCGCGAGAACTTGCTCTTCGGCTGCTACGCGATGTTCGGGCTCTCCTTGCTGGCCTCCCTGAACATCATCGCCATGATCTGGGCGCGCCTGACGCTGTATGGCACATCGGGCACCGCGCGCGTGCCCACGCTGTGGATCGTGTTGGGCCCACTCGGCCAATCCATCACCGCCGCAGGTCTTTTGGGTGCCACCGCCGGACTCGCCGTCGACCGCGAGCTGGCCGAGGACATGAATGGCTTCGCCATCCTCTACGGGGTCCCGGTGTGGGGGTTCGCGGTGTTGTGGATCGCGCTGGCCACCGCGCTGACCGTGCGCACACTGCGGCGCGGCATGCCGTTCGCCCTGACGTGGTGGAGCCTGACCTTCCCGGTCGGAACGTTCGTCACCGGAACCTCCCAGCTCGCCGGGCATAGCCACCTGCCCGCCTTCCGGGTGGCCGCGGCCATCGCGTACGCCGGGCTGTTGTTCACCTGGGTGCTGGTCGCCGCGCGCACCGCGCGGGGAAGCCTGCGCGGCAACCTGCTCCAGCTGCCGCCGAGCGCCGCGCCGATCAAGGCCAGCAAGCAACCGGTGTCCTGA
- a CDS encoding LCP family protein: MARSGGAHRRHRAVRQPSRFRKGLTRTLGALVSVAAIGLTGAGYYVAHGALGGITVSNALLPDDPRSSGDDMNILLIGLDSRKDQDGNDLPWSILKHLHAGDSDDGGYNTNTLILVHVSADNKVVAFSIPRDDWVPFTGVPGYNHIKIKEAYGLTKQYVAQKLANQGVSSQKELETKGREAGRAATLRAVRNLTGVPIDYFAEVNLAGFYDLTQTLGGVEVCLNHPVYDSYSGADFPAGRQTLDASEALSFVRQRHGLENGDLDRTHRQQAFISSVMHELQAAGTFTNLDKLKSLMAVARKDVVLSAGWDEEMIQRLGSLASGGQVEFRTLPVVRYDNIDGQDVNIIDPAAIKAEVATAIGASPTTTAPATTAAKPSPSTIVDVVNAGSTSGLATEVSRALQNHGYTTGQTRDRNSGEPTESTVAYGVGAQTDASNVAKLLGLDAPSRPDPSVQPGHIRVTVDTNFTVSMVDDGTGETPTTTTSSKAKPYYYNGTTTTYPTPDQGKPIDGGGVPCVN; this comes from the coding sequence ATGGCCCGCTCGGGCGGCGCCCATCGCCGTCATCGAGCCGTTCGTCAACCCTCACGATTCCGCAAAGGGCTGACGCGTACCTTGGGCGCCCTCGTCTCGGTGGCAGCGATCGGGTTGACCGGGGCGGGCTACTACGTGGCCCACGGCGCGCTGGGCGGTATCACGGTTTCGAACGCCCTGCTGCCCGACGACCCGCGGTCCAGCGGCGACGATATGAACATCCTGCTGATCGGGCTGGACTCGCGTAAAGATCAAGACGGCAACGACCTGCCCTGGTCGATCTTGAAGCATTTGCACGCCGGCGATTCCGATGACGGCGGCTACAACACCAACACGCTGATCCTCGTGCACGTCAGTGCCGACAACAAGGTCGTCGCCTTCTCGATCCCACGCGACGACTGGGTGCCCTTCACCGGGGTTCCCGGCTACAACCACATCAAGATCAAAGAGGCGTACGGCCTCACCAAGCAGTACGTCGCGCAAAAGCTCGCCAATCAGGGCGTCAGCAGTCAAAAGGAACTCGAGACCAAGGGCCGCGAGGCTGGGCGGGCCGCGACGCTGCGCGCGGTGCGAAACCTGACCGGCGTTCCCATCGACTACTTCGCCGAAGTCAACCTGGCCGGCTTCTACGACCTGACCCAAACCCTGGGCGGGGTGGAGGTCTGCCTGAACCATCCCGTCTACGACTCGTACTCCGGTGCCGACTTCCCGGCCGGGCGGCAGACGTTGGACGCCTCCGAGGCCTTGTCATTTGTCCGCCAGCGCCACGGCCTGGAAAACGGGGACCTGGACCGCACCCATCGGCAGCAGGCATTCATTTCGTCGGTCATGCACGAGCTGCAGGCCGCAGGCACCTTCACCAACCTGGACAAGCTCAAGAGCCTCATGGCGGTGGCGCGCAAGGATGTGGTGCTGTCGGCCGGTTGGGACGAGGAGATGATCCAGCGGCTGGGTTCGCTGGCCTCCGGCGGCCAGGTCGAGTTCCGGACGCTGCCGGTGGTGCGCTACGACAACATCGACGGCCAGGACGTCAACATCATCGACCCGGCGGCGATCAAGGCCGAGGTGGCCACGGCGATCGGCGCCTCCCCCACCACCACGGCACCCGCCACCACGGCCGCCAAGCCGAGTCCGTCGACGATCGTCGATGTGGTCAATGCCGGCAGCACGAGCGGACTCGCGACCGAGGTGTCCCGCGCCCTGCAAAACCATGGCTACACCACCGGTCAGACCCGCGACCGCAATTCTGGCGAACCGACCGAGAGCACGGTCGCGTACGGCGTCGGTGCGCAAACCGACGCGAGTAACGTGGCCAAACTGCTCGGCCTCGACGCGCCCAGCCGGCCCGATCCCAGCGTCCAGCCCGGACACATCAGGGTGACCGTGGACACTAATTTCACGGTCTCGATGGTCGACGACGGCACGGGGGAAACGCCGACGACCACAACGTCCAGCAAGGCCAAGCCGTATTACTACAACGGCACCACCACCACCTATCCGACACCCGATCAGGGGAAGCCGATCGACGGCGGCGGCGTGCCGTGCGTTAACTAG
- a CDS encoding SDR family NAD(P)-dependent oxidoreductase — MKRLEGKRILVTGAASGIGQATALRLLDEGATVVASDVAEDGLDATRSRAGEDGTAERLTTVPMDVGNEDSVIGGVRLAVETLGGLDSLVNAAGILRAAHTHETTLELWNQIVGVNLTGTFVVVREALPALLANSRSAIVNFSSTSASFGHPYMAAYAASKGGIQAFTHSLALEYAHQGLRAVCVAPGSIKSGITDATGGYIPKDADWTLFSRLMPILPTTVESSGAGMADPSVVAGVIAMLVSEDGAFITGTEIRIDGGTHA; from the coding sequence ATGAAGCGACTCGAGGGCAAGCGGATCCTGGTGACCGGCGCCGCGTCGGGGATCGGGCAGGCGACCGCGCTGCGCCTGCTCGACGAGGGCGCGACCGTCGTGGCCTCCGACGTCGCGGAGGATGGCCTGGACGCCACGCGGTCCCGCGCCGGCGAGGACGGGACCGCCGAGCGCCTCACCACCGTGCCGATGGACGTGGGCAACGAGGACTCGGTGATCGGCGGCGTGCGCCTGGCCGTCGAAACGCTCGGCGGCCTGGATTCGTTGGTCAACGCCGCAGGCATCCTGCGCGCCGCGCACACCCACGAGACCACCCTGGAGCTGTGGAACCAGATCGTCGGCGTCAACCTGACCGGCACGTTTGTCGTTGTCCGAGAAGCGCTTCCGGCGTTGCTAGCGAATTCCCGCAGCGCGATCGTCAACTTCAGTTCGACGTCGGCCTCTTTCGGCCATCCCTACATGGCGGCGTACGCGGCGAGCAAGGGTGGAATCCAGGCCTTTACCCATTCGCTCGCGCTCGAATACGCGCACCAGGGCCTGCGCGCGGTGTGTGTGGCACCGGGCAGCATCAAGTCCGGCATCACCGACGCGACCGGCGGCTACATCCCGAAAGACGCCGACTGGACGCTCTTTTCGAGGTTGATGCCGATCCTGCCGACCACGGTGGAGTCCAGCGGCGCCGGGATGGCGGACCCGTCCGTGGTCGCCGGGGTGATCGCCATGCTGGTGTCCGAGGACGGCGCGTTCATCACCGGGACCGAAATCCGCATCGACGGCGGAACGCACGCTTAG
- a CDS encoding NAD(P)-dependent oxidoreductase, translated as MDIGFIGLGKMGRGMAANLVKAGHHVTVYNRSPDKAEALVQEGAAAAQTVADACNAEVVFTMLADDRAVEGVVFEQGGIVAALAPGATHVSSSTISVALSERLAAAHAGAGQRYAAAPVFGRPEAAAAAKLFVVAAGEPQVLQPLFGLFDAIGQRTFVVSERPHTANLVKLSGNFLIASAIESISEAAALVAKDGIDKQQYVDILTSTLFAAPAYQTYGGLIARQEFEPAGMAATLGLKDVRLVLAAAEQLQVPLPVASVLRDRLLTLVATGGGHLDWSALATLADRDAGLASDDSA; from the coding sequence ATGGACATCGGATTCATCGGCCTGGGAAAGATGGGCCGGGGCATGGCCGCGAACCTCGTCAAGGCGGGCCACCACGTCACCGTCTACAACCGCTCCCCCGACAAGGCGGAGGCGCTCGTGCAGGAGGGCGCAGCGGCGGCACAGACCGTCGCCGACGCGTGCAACGCCGAGGTCGTCTTCACCATGCTGGCCGACGACCGGGCCGTCGAGGGCGTGGTTTTCGAGCAGGGCGGCATCGTCGCTGCACTGGCGCCCGGCGCCACGCACGTCTCGTCGAGCACCATCAGCGTCGCCCTCTCCGAGCGCCTGGCGGCCGCGCACGCCGGGGCCGGTCAGCGGTATGCCGCGGCGCCGGTGTTCGGCAGGCCCGAGGCGGCCGCGGCCGCAAAGCTTTTCGTGGTCGCCGCGGGTGAGCCGCAGGTGCTGCAGCCGCTGTTCGGGTTGTTCGACGCGATCGGGCAGCGGACCTTCGTGGTGTCCGAGCGGCCACACACCGCCAACCTGGTGAAGCTGAGCGGCAACTTTCTGATCGCATCCGCCATCGAATCCATCAGCGAGGCCGCGGCTTTGGTCGCCAAGGACGGCATCGACAAACAGCAGTACGTCGACATCCTCACCTCGACGTTGTTCGCCGCCCCGGCCTATCAGACCTATGGCGGCCTGATCGCGCGCCAGGAGTTCGAGCCGGCCGGCATGGCGGCGACCTTGGGGCTCAAGGACGTCCGGCTGGTGCTCGCCGCCGCGGAGCAGCTTCAGGTACCGCTGCCGGTGGCCAGCGTGCTGCGCGACCGCCTGCTCACGCTCGTGGCAACGGGTGGCGGGCACCTGGACTGGTCGGCGCTCGCCACGCTCGCCGACCGGGACGCCGGCTTGGCGTCAGACGACTCCGCGTAG
- a CDS encoding SDR family oxidoreductase — MQLSFEKRTYLVTGGGSGIGKGVAAGLVAAGASVMIVGRNPDRLAGAVSEIEALGGGGSIRYEPTDVTNEEEAAHAVGAATAWHGQLHGAVHCAGGSETIGPVTQIDSEAWRRTVDLNVNGTMYVLKHVARELVRGGGGSFVGISSIAASNTHRWFGAYGVSKSAVDHMMQLAADELGPSWVRVNSIRPGLIRTDLVAPVFAVPAVSEDYRECTPLPRPGEVEDVANLAMFLLSDAACYITGQVINVDGGLMLRRGPDYSAMLEPAFGADGLRGVV, encoded by the coding sequence GTGCAGCTTTCCTTCGAAAAACGGACCTATCTGGTCACCGGCGGTGGCAGCGGAATCGGCAAGGGTGTGGCCGCCGGGCTTGTCGCAGCCGGCGCCTCGGTCATGATCGTCGGCCGCAACCCTGACCGGCTGGCGGGGGCCGTGAGCGAGATCGAAGCCCTCGGGGGCGGCGGCTCCATTCGCTACGAGCCGACCGACGTCACCAACGAAGAGGAGGCCGCTCACGCGGTGGGCGCCGCGACGGCCTGGCACGGCCAACTCCACGGGGCGGTGCATTGCGCGGGCGGCTCGGAAACCATCGGGCCCGTCACTCAGATCGACTCGGAAGCCTGGCGGCGCACCGTCGACCTGAACGTCAACGGCACCATGTATGTGCTCAAGCACGTCGCGCGCGAGCTGGTGCGGGGCGGCGGCGGTTCGTTCGTGGGCATCTCGTCGATCGCGGCCAGCAATACCCACCGGTGGTTCGGCGCCTATGGGGTCAGCAAGTCGGCCGTCGACCACATGATGCAGTTGGCCGCCGACGAGCTCGGCCCGTCCTGGGTGCGGGTCAACAGCATCCGGCCGGGCCTGATCCGCACGGATCTGGTCGCGCCGGTGTTCGCCGTCCCGGCGGTCAGCGAAGACTACCGGGAGTGCACGCCGCTGCCCCGGCCCGGCGAGGTCGAGGACGTCGCCAATCTGGCGATGTTCCTGCTCAGCGACGCGGCCTGCTACATCACCGGGCAGGTCATCAACGTCGACGGCGGGCTGATGCTGCGGCGCGGCCCGGACTATTCCGCGATGCTGGAACCCGCGTTCGGCGCCGACGGGCTACGCGGAGTCGTCTGA
- a CDS encoding enoyl-CoA hydratase, with the protein MTLSEQAGAQTGNADADELVSYETLDEGRIARIWLNRPDAHNAQSRGLLIQLDEAFLRAEADDTVRVVILAARGRNFSAGHDLGSELAIAERSQLPSFRINGGTRDPIAEKIYLQEWHYFFQNTCRWRDLRKITIAQVQGNAISAGLMLIWACDLIVAADNAKFSDVVAVRLGMPGVEYYAHPWEFGPRKAKELLLTGDALDAEEAYRLGMVSKVFPVDELAEKTLEFARRIADRPTMAALLVKDSVNAASDAMGFTEALRHAFHIHELGHAHWAAHNENRYAVGLPPDVEDWRSAKPTQVARRDTP; encoded by the coding sequence ATGACACTGTCCGAGCAAGCCGGTGCCCAGACGGGCAACGCCGATGCTGACGAGCTGGTGAGCTACGAAACCCTCGACGAGGGCCGCATCGCGCGGATCTGGCTGAACCGGCCCGACGCTCACAACGCGCAAAGCCGCGGCCTGCTGATCCAGCTCGACGAGGCGTTTCTGCGCGCCGAGGCCGACGACACCGTGCGCGTGGTGATCCTGGCCGCGCGCGGCCGCAACTTCTCTGCCGGCCACGACCTGGGCTCGGAGCTGGCGATCGCCGAGCGCAGCCAGCTCCCCAGCTTCCGCATCAACGGCGGGACCCGCGACCCGATCGCGGAGAAGATCTACCTGCAGGAGTGGCACTACTTCTTCCAAAACACCTGCCGCTGGCGGGATTTGCGCAAGATCACCATCGCCCAGGTGCAGGGCAACGCCATCTCGGCGGGCCTGATGCTGATCTGGGCGTGCGATCTGATCGTGGCCGCCGACAATGCCAAGTTCAGCGATGTCGTCGCCGTGCGCTTGGGCATGCCGGGCGTCGAATATTACGCTCACCCTTGGGAATTCGGCCCGCGCAAAGCCAAAGAACTGCTGCTGACCGGAGACGCTCTCGACGCCGAGGAGGCCTATCGGCTTGGCATGGTGTCCAAGGTGTTCCCGGTTGACGAATTGGCCGAAAAGACACTGGAGTTCGCCCGGCGCATCGCCGACCGGCCCACGATGGCCGCGCTGCTCGTCAAGGACTCGGTCAACGCCGCCTCCGACGCAATGGGATTCACCGAGGCGTTGCGGCACGCGTTCCACATCCACGAGTTGGGGCATGCGCACTGGGCGGCCCACAACGAGAACAGGTACGCGGTCGGCCTGCCGCCCGACGTCGAGGACTGGCGCAGCGCCAAGCCGACGCAGGTGGCTCGCCGCGATACGCCGTGA
- a CDS encoding ABC transporter permease, producing MNGQVGWMGLAASLILVALAAGVSLWQRLGLERQLVWAAARALAQLLLVGGALTLLFEPGRSLWWSWAWVAGMVAYAGDIARRRAPEVPRLAPLTIAAFTAAAVVTLGVIFGLRVFPLQPRTLVPVAGMMIGNSMTATVLVARRLVDELRDKRDEVEARLALGQASRQAASPYLRTALRSAISPQIETTKATGLVFLPGAMTGLILAGVHPVQAVLVQAVVMFLILGSVAATTVVVGLGLVRLSFTRDHRLLPFGMPPDGPRG from the coding sequence ATGAACGGCCAGGTTGGCTGGATGGGCCTGGCGGCGTCGCTGATCCTGGTGGCGCTCGCGGCGGGGGTGTCGCTCTGGCAGCGGTTGGGCCTTGAGCGGCAGTTGGTGTGGGCGGCCGCCCGCGCCCTGGCCCAGTTGCTGCTCGTGGGCGGCGCGCTGACGTTGCTGTTCGAGCCCGGCCGTTCCCTGTGGTGGTCGTGGGCGTGGGTGGCCGGCATGGTCGCTTACGCCGGGGACATCGCCCGCCGCCGGGCCCCGGAGGTGCCGAGACTGGCGCCGCTGACCATCGCCGCGTTCACCGCGGCGGCCGTCGTCACCCTGGGCGTGATTTTCGGGCTGCGGGTGTTCCCCCTGCAGCCGCGGACGTTGGTGCCGGTCGCCGGGATGATGATCGGCAACTCGATGACCGCCACGGTGTTGGTGGCGCGGCGGTTGGTCGACGAGTTGCGCGACAAGCGTGACGAGGTCGAAGCCAGGCTCGCCCTCGGGCAGGCCTCCCGCCAGGCCGCTTCCCCGTACCTGCGGACCGCGTTGCGGTCGGCGATATCGCCCCAGATCGAAACCACGAAAGCCACCGGGCTGGTTTTCCTGCCGGGCGCCATGACGGGCCTCATCCTCGCCGGCGTGCACCCGGTGCAGGCCGTGCTGGTCCAGGCGGTCGTGATGTTTTTGATCCTGGGCTCGGTGGCGGCCACCACCGTCGTCGTCGGCCTCGGGCTGGTCCGCCTGTCGTTCACCCGTGACCATCGCCTGCTGCCGTTCGGCATGCCGCCGGACGGCCCCCGCGGCTGA
- a CDS encoding phosphate ABC transporter ATP-binding protein — protein MQDEQVGEDLMFEFLDVVVERQKVRALDGLTAAIPGRGVTAVFGPSGSGKSTLLRLCNRLEVPTSGTVSFYGKDVAGIDPLWLRRRVGMCFQRATPFPGTVADNLRAADADASDARMRDTLARVALTGAWLDRDATALSGGEAQRMCLARTLMAQPQVLLLDEPTSAVDAEAARVIERAVRDLADDGIPALWVTHDSAQVERAADRVLHIERGRSLGLGPVGSVA, from the coding sequence ATGCAGGATGAGCAGGTGGGTGAGGACTTGATGTTCGAGTTCCTCGACGTCGTCGTAGAGCGGCAGAAGGTGCGGGCGTTGGACGGCCTGACGGCCGCCATTCCGGGCCGGGGCGTGACCGCCGTCTTCGGACCGTCGGGGTCGGGGAAATCGACGCTGCTTCGACTGTGCAATCGACTCGAGGTGCCCACGAGCGGCACGGTGTCGTTCTACGGCAAGGACGTCGCCGGCATCGATCCGCTGTGGCTGCGCCGTCGCGTGGGCATGTGTTTCCAGCGGGCGACGCCGTTTCCGGGGACAGTGGCCGACAACCTGCGGGCGGCCGACGCCGACGCATCCGACGCGCGGATGCGGGACACCTTGGCCCGGGTGGCCTTGACCGGCGCGTGGCTGGACCGCGACGCCACCGCGCTGTCGGGCGGGGAGGCGCAGCGCATGTGCCTGGCCCGCACGCTGATGGCCCAACCGCAGGTGTTGCTGCTCGATGAACCCACCTCGGCCGTCGACGCCGAAGCCGCGCGGGTGATCGAGCGCGCCGTCCGTGACCTGGCGGACGACGGAATCCCCGCTCTGTGGGTCACCCACGATTCGGCGCAGGTCGAGCGCGCCGCCGACCGGGTTCTGCACATCGAGCGGGGCCGCAGCCTGGGGCTTGGCCCGGTCGGGTCGGTGGCGTGA